CATGTCGATCAAGCGCGCGGCGCGTGAGTAACCGACCCGGAGGCGACGCTGTAGCAATGAAGCCGAAGCCTTCCCCGACTCGATGACCAGCTTAGCTGCATCCATAAATAAGTCATCATCTCCATCACCGATATCACCGAGTGCGTTAGCTCCTCCGCCCAGCTTTACTTTCTGGTTCAGCACCTCATCGTTGTACTGCGGTGGTCGGGCTTCCCTTAAGAAATCAGTTACCTTACGTACTTCCTGCTCACTTATAAATACACCTTGATTACGTCGTGGCTTGATAAAATCAGGGGCAAGAAACAGCATGTCGCCATTCCCTAGCAACTTTTCGGCTCCGGCCGAATCAATGATGGTTCGGGAGTCGACCTGACTAACGGTCGAGAAGCTCATCCGAGCCGGTACGTTAGCCTTAATCAAGCCAGTGATCACGTTTACACTGGGTCTCTGGGTCGCTAATACCAAGTGGATACCGGTAGCGCGCGACTTCTGCGCTAAGCGGACGATTAAGCTCTCCACATCTTGAGCGGCTAGCATCATCAGGTCGGCCATCTCATCGATGACGATGACGATATATGGCATATGTTCGTCGGTTTGAGAGGAGTTGTACTCACCGATGTTACGTTTACCCAGTTCGGCAAACACGCTATAACGCCGTTCCATCTCCGCCACGGCCCACTTCAGGGCCGAAATCGTCTTCTCCGGATCGGTGATTACCGGACTGAGTAAGTGCGGGATGTCCTTATACAAGCTCAGCTCCACCTGCTTCGGATCGACTAAAATCAGCTTTAAGTCGGCCGGCGAGTTACGATAAAGGAGACTAAGCAAAAAAGCGTTAATCATCACCGACTTACCAGAACCGGTAGCGCCGGCTACTAGCAAATGGGGCATTTTAGCCAGATCGGCCACTTCGGCATTTCCTGCCACTCCACGTCCGAGAACGAAATTAAGCGAACTCTTGGCCTGTAGCCACTCATCCGCCTGTAATATCTCTCGCAAACGAACCACAGCCGATTTCTCGTTTGGCACCTCGATACCGACTGCACTCTTGCCAGGAATCGGGGCCTCAACTCGCAGCGATTGAGCCGCTAAGTTCAACGCCAGGTTATGCTCTAGCTCCGTAATCTTGCTCAATTTAACGCCGCTAGCCGGTCGCAATGTATATTGAGTAACGGTTGGCCCGATATTAACCTCTTCCATCTCAACGTCTACACCGAAGCTACGTAGGGTCTCTTTAATAATTTCGGCTTTCTCTTCGGGTTTTCCAGCGCTAGCCTTGCCCTGCTTATCTTCTAGTAACTCTATAGAAGGCAGTGTCCAGTCAGGGTCGTTACTGGCGGTTAGAACCTCCGGCTCAGCGGTGCTCTCCTCAATACGATTTGAACTGCTACCTGATTTAGCTAACGGTACTTTGGCATTAATCTTCATCTTAGCCGGCATATCCTCGCCTAGCTGAGAGGCGAAATCATCTCGCGTCTGGGCACTACTCGCCCGCAAGCGGCCGAATGCTGCCCAGACCTCGCTTAAGGTCACATTTGCAGCTAGCACTGCACCGATCACACTGGTAGCTACCAAAGCAATCCCAGCCCCTACCTGGCTTAACAGTGCCGCCAGGGCAACACTCATACCGAAACCGATCACTCCGCCACCGACACCCTGTCGGGCCGTTGCGAAGTCGGTCACATCACTCAAGAGGCTAAACAAGCCAGCTAGCGAAGCCACTAAGAGTAGTAAGCCACCGTAATGAATCAGATGTAACTCTCGTGTCTTAGCTAGAAACAGCCGGATAGCAGTGTAGATTAAAGCAAAAGGTAGTACATATACTACCCGGCCAAACTGCCAAGATAAGACATCGATCAGTCCATCAGTTAGACGACCACCGACAAAGAACAGCGCTACTAGCAGCAACAGACCGAGCGCCAGCACAGCTACGGCGGCGGCCTCGCGGCCAACGCCCGGCGCCAGACTGGCGGGAACCTGGGTTTTTTTAGCTTTGGATTTGGACTTTTTTGCCGACTTTGCCATTACTCAAGTAGTATACAGGACTTAACCTGATCGATGCACCGTAATCGCCACAGATTACTGCTGATTCGAGTTGGGTGCTTTAGCCTGACTAGGCTTAGCCTGGCCAGACTGACCGTTTGGTGGAGTATTCCCGCGGTGGCGGTTACGTCCTCCCCCATTCGGACGGGACTGAGACTTACCCCCACCCCCAACCAAGTTGACTACTGGAATTACCATTGGAGCCTTACCGGTCTCATTAAAGAGAAAGCCACTAACTTCATCGCGCAAGTTCTGTTTGAAGACTTTTAGATCACTCCGACGAATCTGCTGCTTAGTGAAATCACGCAATTGGTTACGTAGGCCGTCAAGTAGTTCACCCTGCTCCTGCATGTGGATGAAACCGCGCGAGATGATATCCGGGCTGCTTAACATCTGCTTCGACTGCTTATCGACGGTCAGTACGACCACTACTATGCCGTCCTCGCCCATGAGCAGACGGTCCTTAATCACTAAGTTCGGCACAACCGAGCCGGTCTGATCGACCAGTACCGTACCGGCCGGGACATGACCGTCTCGGTTCAGCTGGCCAGAATCGTTAAACTCAAGTACGTCACCGTTATCGATTAGTACGACCTGCTCCCGAGTGTAACCGGCGCTTTCGGCGATACTGACGTAACGTTGGCGGTGGAAATACGGACCATGATTCGGCATGATGTACTTCGGCTTGGTCATCTCAATCATCTGTTTAAGCTCATCTCGGTTACCATGACCGGAAACGTGCAATGGACCACAACCGTCGAGTTCGTGAGTTCGGTGACGGTAAACGCTAGCACCCAGCCGCATCAGACGATCGACATTTTTCGCCACTGCCACTTCGTTACCGGGGATTGGGTTTGAGCTTAAGATCACGGTGTCGCCCTCTTTGAGCTTGATGTGGTTGTGATCGCCATAAGACATTCGCTGCAGGGCGGCGTTAGGTTCACCCTGAGAACCGGTGCAGATAATGGTCACCTCACGATCATCGACGTTGGCGATGTCTTTCATGGCCACGATCGTACCCTGAGGAATCTTCATATAGCCCAACTTGAAGGCAAGCTCGACGGTGGCTAGCATACTGCGGCCATCGATGGCGACACGGCGGCCGCTTTCAACGGAAGCGTTAATGATCATCTGCATACGGTTAATATTACTGGAGAATGTCGAGACCAGTACTCGCCCGCTGGACTGATGCAAAATGTCATGGAAGCTCTTCTCTAGAGTGTGTTCCGTCTCGGTACGTCCTGGGCTCTCGGTATTGGTGCTCTCAGCCATCAATAGCAATACACCTTC
Above is a genomic segment from Candidatus Saccharimonadales bacterium containing:
- a CDS encoding ribonuclease J — translated: MSEENKKNNNNNQNRNRGRNRRPQNQSSANSKPHNSRRNARAAEREVRRNQDDAHRNALFDDVVTDADRARLAMRQKQANQLDEGTPKLKVTPLGGQDEVGNNNMNVIEYGDDAIVVDCGFALGLDLPGINYGIPDITYLESIKHKVRGYVFTHGHLDHIGATPFVIPKIPAPVYGSTFTVGMVEKQIKDSDLELDFVPETVAMNIDNHEKLKVGPFFIELVRVTHSIPDCTAVVIDTPVGRIIHTGDFRLDPEPLDHHPSDISRLEELGREGVLLLMAESTNTESPGRTETEHTLEKSFHDILHQSSGRVLVSTFSSNINRMQMIINASVESGRRVAIDGRSMLATVELAFKLGYMKIPQGTIVAMKDIANVDDREVTIICTGSQGEPNAALQRMSYGDHNHIKLKEGDTVILSSNPIPGNEVAVAKNVDRLMRLGASVYRHRTHELDGCGPLHVSGHGNRDELKQMIEMTKPKYIMPNHGPYFHRQRYVSIAESAGYTREQVVLIDNGDVLEFNDSGQLNRDGHVPAGTVLVDQTGSVVPNLVIKDRLLMGEDGIVVVVLTVDKQSKQMLSSPDIISRGFIHMQEQGELLDGLRNQLRDFTKQQIRRSDLKVFKQNLRDEVSGFLFNETGKAPMVIPVVNLVGGGGKSQSRPNGGGRNRHRGNTPPNGQSGQAKPSQAKAPNSNQQ
- a CDS encoding DNA translocase FtsK 4TM domain-containing protein → MAKSAKKSKSKAKKTQVPASLAPGVGREAAAVAVLALGLLLLVALFFVGGRLTDGLIDVLSWQFGRVVYVLPFALIYTAIRLFLAKTRELHLIHYGGLLLLVASLAGLFSLLSDVTDFATARQGVGGGVIGFGMSVALAALLSQVGAGIALVATSVIGAVLAANVTLSEVWAAFGRLRASSAQTRDDFASQLGEDMPAKMKINAKVPLAKSGSSSNRIEESTAEPEVLTASNDPDWTLPSIELLEDKQGKASAGKPEEKAEIIKETLRSFGVDVEMEEVNIGPTVTQYTLRPASGVKLSKITELEHNLALNLAAQSLRVEAPIPGKSAVGIEVPNEKSAVVRLREILQADEWLQAKSSLNFVLGRGVAGNAEVADLAKMPHLLVAGATGSGKSVMINAFLLSLLYRNSPADLKLILVDPKQVELSLYKDIPHLLSPVITDPEKTISALKWAVAEMERRYSVFAELGKRNIGEYNSSQTDEHMPYIVIVIDEMADLMMLAAQDVESLIVRLAQKSRATGIHLVLATQRPSVNVITGLIKANVPARMSFSTVSQVDSRTIIDSAGAEKLLGNGDMLFLAPDFIKPRRNQGVFISEQEVRKVTDFLREARPPQYNDEVLNQKVKLGGGANALGDIGDGDDDLFMDAAKLVIESGKASASLLQRRLRVGYSRAARLIDMLEEQGIVSGPDGSRPRDVLVRDVSEIMGDDEL